Proteins from a genomic interval of bacterium:
- a CDS encoding carboxymuconolactone decarboxylase family protein produces MESLHLSPRERAAVLWAEHVTKNTARDRDDVFEEVRKHFSEAELVDLTLMSGFFNMFNRFMDSIRIPVEAQGEVDKIKKSVQLDPGKVKNYLKEMVTSWPEAFPEPDGEAKS; encoded by the coding sequence ATGGAATCGCTGCATCTCTCTCCGCGGGAGCGGGCGGCGGTGCTATGGGCCGAGCATGTGACGAAAAACACCGCGCGCGATCGGGACGATGTGTTCGAAGAAGTCCGCAAGCATTTTTCCGAGGCCGAGCTGGTGGACCTGACGCTGATGAGCGGTTTTTTCAACATGTTCAACCGCTTCATGGATTCGATTCGGATTCCGGTCGAGGCACAGGGGGAGGTGGACAAGATCAAGAAGTCGGTCCAGCTAGACCCGGGGAAAGTGAAGAACTATCTCAAGGAGATGGTCACTTCCTGGCCGGAGGCGTTCCCCGAGCCGGACGGTGAGGCGAAGAGCTAG